From the genome of Lycorma delicatula isolate Av1 chromosome 11, ASM4794821v1, whole genome shotgun sequence, one region includes:
- the fid gene encoding class I SAM-dependent methyltransferase fire dancer yields the protein MSGGGEREARSVALEKAYVHEVYEQISAEYPNTHKSRSWPRVKQFLEDLEPGSLVCDVGCGNGKYLSVNPSIFNLGSDRCTKLVEAAKEKENEVLVCDNLALPFRDESFDAVLSVAVVHHFATTERRVNALRELARVLRIGGRLVISVWAMEQRHRKFESQDVLVPWHRPQHLSTPSLELTSTTTTTSEEDGPPPYHAYTQTSDSDSCRSVRAAGNGQRKRGRSRHKGRSIDPAKPMTSSPSSSSLSSPNETCYSFVRRALQKLAGGKRGGSRHRPWFLESWTSCAAKESPARRYEPDGCEDIQDLPIELRRLEEDQEAPQRRQTIACSHQLSDVPLNHKSKSLSDIINVEQKGIVRSRSSVPSLEVGPPEEENVEVTGTTTDVTTTSLKPRLVKQKKSVCEEDFEGEEGDEPTDMKDLIKALPDFRISSQGSLRKGNVFKQSSMNEELMSAERLREKERVRQNIQKQASLNEDLMFRRNRTLDSLRDTLFSASTAKRFQLLKSGLSNKIKNSTTGIEKVAGTSLKNGFVRILQNWTSGDVAGGPIPQPAPPPPPTPPPDSKKLVVEEKKECERRHSREDGSDSSKDSSLQSDTSVDSEDSFASVIFVPKPEPPPEQGSTNTSPTMQSTPASPQSSSPKFKLPPPISPKLKNAPQISFGMSSHPSSPKLKHPGQLLGSPTPTSPKGRFYSQPTSPRPYQTSFLTSPTSKTPFKLQPSPNGAQTTSPTYKVFPLTNVPKLRTTVCSYTLPNISHLTPTSPTADQPSTQLETSPVLSPVKPPILRTPSPKDSLTKAKSLTSPKEETLSTGFLDLRPTLSPGLSPTSPCKDSTKKLVASLDDPPVPEKTLEKSAERLKQIQDLLRQKPSLSSTLSSSRSSSSSQFPIVRRAATVSSSGKAAAETRSVTKLMSLELFNPETDDMDSDSSGVSSPDSVGSVISVLNEEDVSTQDAEHQQQQEPVQSTMQQEKQEIESQVSQPLQHQQQQKVTSDSNTSEILITTPESSIGRIKPTTNVPIVSQTVQSEIIRLEIEQIECEGAKAIIKSPRISPSHSLLEAAADVASTLEETVDAVIQSSPRAKRKQLKLFESPDPLTILQDDLITRRSPHRIDEIKLSPARLHSDRINWSTSLQPDNIEEQSRWQRSHQLNDDSSETQNLITLSKDSVINKGVSLGAIPKKINKSRVYLDDLDLTRKDKITSREIKLDDREEDFNDDRDKEETWDEECRQHLADFAEKLSEKLLAEIDRYREQGCSSNSSSGGGSNLSQTKLSPELIPRVTLQTDIEIMNDPYLNKLSEELQDLTKLSKELHEKHNTFLNQIRGIELSSKLNKQTISTSYNKSESCGDITNIESTSSSNMSLVEIATVKLLKENEKLLRTLESSDKYMTISRRSYESDNDTTMLDSTNNSSIKDIINKKPELYIESSDNDESDITWSDSRRNTVLQIDNKDIKNENDQFNCNEDVTRIEILPGSDMPRRPSISVETSDPNSTERALKDKVDMSSNSNNEPRPLHSGISLESSDAGDISERTGSSSDGSRAGSRRDTIQVCDSGSVLSLRPGLSLESSEAGDISERTGSGSESSRAGDSRRNTISIDQTSGSQASLLRPGTSMESSDAGDVSERTGSGSDCSRRDTSSAGKTASTASLTSDRAGSDCSKDVRYADRHIARADGRSSSEETASHRGGLNKLVRQRASTQEPPEMLTKTESCETSLSGSTSQESLMSDSGGGAITFHRYYHVFREGELDQLIERYVENLHIISSYYDHANWCVIAEKVHVWTI from the exons tttgaATCACAAGATGTTTTAGTACCATGGCATCGCCCACAGCATCTTAGTACACCATCATTAGAACTGACATCTACCACTACAACTACCTCTGAGGAAGATGGACCACCTCCATATCATGCCTATACACAAACTTCTGATAGCGACTCCTGCAGATCAGTCAG agctGCAGGGAATGGTCAAAGAAAAAGAGGTCGAAGTAGACATAAAGGAAGGTCAATTGACCCTGCAAAGCCAATGACAAGTTCACCAAGCAGCTCAAGTTTATCAAGCCCTAATGAAACTTGTTATAGCTTTGTAAGAAGAGCATTGCag aaattggcTGGAGGTAAAAGAGGTGGTTCGAGACATAGACCGTGGTTCCTAGAATCATGGACTTCATGTGCTGCTAAAGAATCACCAGCACGACGATATGAACCTGACGGCTGTGAAGATATTCAAGATCTACCGATTGAGTTACGTCGCCTTGAAGAAGATCAAGAAGCTCCACAACGAAGACAAACTATTGCATGTTCACACCAGTTATCTGATGTACCACTAAATCATAAATCTAAAAGCTTAAGTGATATTATAAATGTAGAACAAAAAGGCATAGTTCGTTCTAGGTCAAGCGTACCAAGTTTAGAAGTCGGACCTCCtgaagaagaaaatgttgaagtAACTGGGACCACTACAGATGTTACTACAACATCATTAAAGCCACgacttgttaaacaaaagaaatctGTTTGCGAGGAAGATTTTGAAGGTGAAGAAGGCGATGAACCAACAGATATGAAAGATCTAATCAAAGCTCTTCCAGATTTTAGAATTTCAAGTCAAGGTTCATTAAGAAAAGGTAATGTGTTCAAACAGAGCTCAATGAATGAAGAATTAATGTCAGCTGAAAGGTTACGTGAAAAAGAACGTGTTAggcaaaatattcaaaaacaggCATCTTTAAATGAAGATCTTATGTTCAGAAGGAATCGGACTTTAGATTCTTTGCGTGATACTTTATTTTCTGCATCAACTGCCAAAAGATTTCAGTTACTTAAGAGTGgactatcaaataaaattaaaaattctactacGGGTATTGAGAAAGTAGCAGGGACttcattaaaaaatggttttgttaGGATTTTACAAAACTGGACGAGTGGGGATGTTGCGGGTGGCCCAATTCCCCAACCTGCTCCTCCACCTCCTCCGACACCTCCACCAGATTCCAAAAAACTTGTTGTAGAAGAGAAAAAAGAATGTGAAAGAAGACATTCTAGAGAAGACGGATCTGATTCTTCAAAAGACAGTAGTTTACAAAGTGATACAAGTGTAGATTCTGAAGATAGTTTTGCATCTGTTATCTTCGTTCCAAAACCTGAACCGCCTCCAGAACAAGGTTCAACTAATACATCCCCAACAATGCAGTCTACTCCTGCATCACCACAGTCTTCTTCaccaaaatttaaattgccaCCTCCTATATctcctaaattaaaaaatgctcCACAAATATCTTTTGGAATGTCTTCCCATCCATCATCTCCTAAATTAAAACATCCTGGTCAACTTCTCGGTTCACCGACACCAACATCTCCTAAAGGAAGATTCTACTCACAACCTACATCACCAAGACCTTATCAAACATCTTTTCTTACATCACCAACATCAAAAACGCCATTTAAATTACAACCATCACCTAATGGAGCACAAACAACATCACCTACTTATAAAGTATTTCCATTAACAAATGTACCAAAATTAAGAACAACCGTATGTTCTTATACGTTACCAAATATATCACATTTAACACCAACATCACCGACAGCAGATCAGCCATCAACACAATTAGAAACCTCACCAGTTTTATCGCCAGTTAAACCACCAATATTAAGAACACCTTCACCAAAAGATAGTTTAACAAAAGCAAAAAGTTTAACTTCACCAAAAGAAGAAACATTATCAACTGGTTTCTTAGATCTTAGACCGACATTATCTCCAGGTTTATCACCAACTTCCCCTTGTAAAGATTCTACAAAGAAACTTGTTGCTTCATTAGATGATCCACCTGTGCCTGAAAAGACTTTGGAAAAAAGTGCCGAACGTCTTAAACAGATTCAAGACCTTCTTAGACAAAAACCaa gTCTTAGTTCTACTCTTAGCAGTAGtcgttcatcatcatcatcacaatTTCCAATTGTTAGAAGAGCAGCTACTGTCAGTTCTAGCGGTAAAGCAGCTGCTGAAACAAGAtctgttacaaaattaatgtcattagaattatttaatccAGAAACTGATGACATGGATAGTGACTCTTCTGGTGTGTCTTCACCTGATTCTGTCGGTAGTGTTATCTCAGTTTTAAATGAAGAAGATGTATCTACTCAAG atgctGAACATCAGCAGCAACAAGAGCCAGTACAGTCAACAATGCAACAagaaaaacaggaaatagaatCACAAGTTTCACAACCACTCCAACACCAACAGCAGCAGAAGGTGACATCAGATAGCAACACCAGTGAAATTCTTATTACAACACCAGAAAGTAGCATTGGTAGAATAAAACCAACAACAAATGTACCTATTGTAAGTCAGACTGTACAATCTGAAATAATACGTTTAGAAATAGAACAAATCGAATGTGAAGGTGCAAAAGCAATAATAAAGTCACCAAGAATTTCACCATCACATAGCCTTTTAGAAGCAGCAGCAGATGTAGCTAGTACATTGGAGGAAACTGTCGATGCTGTTATACAATCAAGTCCTAGagcaaaaagaaaacaattaaaattatttgaaagtccGGATCCTTTGACAATATTACAAGATGACTTAATAACAAGGAGAAGTCCACATagaattgatgaaataaaattaagccCTGCTAGATTACATAGTGATAGAATTAATTGGAGTACGTCGCTTCAACCTGATAATATTGAAGAACAAAGTCGATGGCAACGATCACATCAGTTAAATGATGATAGTAGTGAAACCCAGAATTTAATTACGTTATCTAAAGACAGTGTAATAAATAAAGGCGTAAGTTTAGGTGCAATaccaaaaaagattaataaaagcaGAGTATACTTAGATGATTTAGATTTAacaagaaaagataaaattaccAGTAGAGAAATAAAACTAGACGACAGGGAAGAGGATTTTAATGATGATAGAGATAAAGAAGAAACATGGGATGAAGAGTGTCGTCAACATTTAGCTGATTTTGCTGAAAAATTAAGTGAGAAATTACTTGCTGAAATTGATAGATATAGAGAACAAGgttgtagtagtaatagtagtagtggAGGAGGAAGTAATTTATCACAAACAAAACTATCACCAGAATTAATACCTAGAGTTACATTACAAACagatattgaaataatgaatGATCCTTATCTTAACAAATTAAGTGAAGAACTGCAAGATTTAACAAAATTGAGCAAAGAATTACATGAAAaacacaatacatttttaaatcaaattagagGAATTGAATTATCATCTA aattaaataaacaaacaatatcaACTAGTTATAATAAATCAGAAAGTTGTGGCGATATTACTAATATAGAATCAACAAGTAGTAGTAATATGTCCTTAGTAGAAATAGCAACGgttaagctattaaaagaaaatgaaaaattacttaggACATTAGAAAGTTCTGATAAATATATGACAATAAGTAGACGTAGTTATGAAAGTGACAATGATACAACTATGTTAGACAGTACAAATAATTCATccattaaagatattattaataaaaaaccagAACTTTATATCGAATCAAGTGATAATGATGAAAGTGATATCACATGGTCAGATTCCAGGCGAAATACTGTATTACAAATTGACAATAAAgatataaagaatgaaaatgatcAGTTTAATTGTAATGAAGATGTTACTAGAATCGAGATTCTTCCTGGTAGTGATATGCCACGACGTCCTAGTATATCAGTTGAAACAAGCGATCCCAATTCAACTGAACGTGCTTTAAAAGATAAAGTAGATAtgagtagtaatagtaataatgaacCTAGACCTTTACATTCAGGTATTTCATTAGAATCAAGCGATGCAGGTGATATTTCAGAAAGAACTGGTAGTTCTAGTGATGGTAGCAGAGCTGGTTCTAGAAGAGATACGATTCAAGTTTGTGATTCCGGTAGTGTTTTATCATTACGACCCGGTTTGTCATTGGAATCTAGTGAAGCCGGAGATATATCAGAAAGAACAGGTAGTGGTAGTGAAAGTAGTAGAGCTGGAGATTCTAGAAGAAATACTATATCGATAGATCAAACAAGCGGTAGTCAAGCGTCATTGTTACGCCCTGGCACATCTATGGAATCGAGTGATGCTGGTGATGTGTCAGAAAGAACGGGTAGTGGAAGTGATTGTTCTCGTCGTGATACTAGTTCTGCTGGTAAGACTGCGAGTACAGCATCATTAACATCAGATCGAGCCGGTAGTGATTGTAGTAAAGATGTGCGATATGCTGATCGTCATATAGCACGTGCTGATGGTCGTTCATCATCAGAAGAAACAGCGTCACATAGAGGCGGTCTTAATAAGTTAGTTAGACAACGTGCTTCAACCCAAGAACCACCAGAAATGTTAACAAAGACAGAAAGTTGTGAAACATCACTTAGCGGTTCAACATCTCAAGAAAGCCTTATGTCAGACAGTGGCGGAGGTGCTATAACATTTCATCGTTATTATCATGTATTTAGAGAAGGTGAGTTAGATCAGTTAATTGAACGGTATGttgaaaatttacatattatctCATCATACTATGATCATGCAAATTGGTGTGTAATTGCAGAAAAGGTTCATGTTTGGACtatctga